A genomic region of Patescibacteria group bacterium contains the following coding sequences:
- a CDS encoding L,D-transpeptidase family protein — MVKNKRTFTKYIYIKFLFVITLLIIPNIIFAKSYGKLLKVEGLSSIFFVIDNKKYDFPNEEIFLSWYKNFNSVENISSDDMSKYAYSGSIKLKPGNYKSIGYIRNGTIVNHTETKGYYYIENGKKRVFTTDEVFRKNGFDYKNAITYDLSHCEEGKAINSIENLNNIFVNPITKYYDADNDDLPDFEEENIYYTDPNNFDTDGDGIPDGKEVKDKTSPRHKDKKMIEVDSDKDYLNDYWEILINTNLMNADTDGDLYLDGTEVKAGNNPLDNNPEAKLDKLIKVDIKTQNLKYYFGNTMLDSFPISSGIRGMETPSGEFKVLNKVDSKRYGGPGYNFDYPNTKWNLHFTTGKYRFYIHGAYWHNNFGHPMSHGCVNVSYENMELLYWFSQIGTKIVIK; from the coding sequence ATGGTTAAAAACAAAAGGACATTTACTAAGTATATTTATATAAAATTTTTATTTGTAATTACACTTTTAATAATTCCAAATATTATATTTGCTAAAAGTTATGGAAAACTACTAAAAGTAGAAGGATTGTCCTCTATTTTTTTTGTAATCGATAATAAAAAATATGATTTTCCAAATGAAGAAATATTTTTGTCTTGGTACAAAAATTTTAATAGTGTAGAAAATATTAGTAGCGATGATATGTCAAAATATGCATATTCTGGAAGTATAAAATTAAAACCAGGAAACTATAAAAGCATTGGATATATAAGAAATGGAACAATTGTAAACCACACTGAAACAAAAGGATATTATTATATAGAAAATGGCAAAAAAAGAGTATTTACAACTGATGAAGTTTTTAGAAAAAATGGATTTGATTATAAAAATGCAATAACTTATGACTTGTCACATTGCGAAGAAGGAAAAGCAATTAATTCAATAGAAAATTTGAATAATATATTTGTAAATCCAATTACAAAATATTATGACGCTGATAATGACGACTTACCTGATTTTGAAGAAGAAAATATTTATTACACTGATCCAAATAATTTTGATACTGATGGAGATGGAATACCTGATGGAAAAGAAGTAAAAGACAAAACATCTCCAAGACACAAAGACAAAAAAATGATTGAGGTAGATTCTGACAAAGATTATTTAAATGATTATTGGGAAATACTAATAAATACAAATTTGATGAATGCTGATACTGATGGAGATTTGTATCTAGATGGAACAGAAGTAAAAGCAGGAAACAATCCACTAGACAATAATCCAGAGGCTAAATTAGACAAACTTATAAAAGTAGATATAAAAACTCAAAATTTAAAATACTATTTTGGTAATACAATGCTAGATAGTTTTCCTATATCAAGTGGTATAAGAGGTATGGAAACACCAAGTGGAGAATTCAAAGTTCTAAACAAAGTGGACTCAAAAAGATATGGTGGTCCTGGATATAATTTTGATTATCCAAACACAAAATGGAATTTACATTTCACAACTGGAAAATATAGATTCTATATTCACGGAGCTTATTGGCACAATAATTTTGGACACCCAATGAGTCATGGGTGTGTGAATGTATCATATGAAAATATGGAATTATTATATTGGTTCTCTCAAATTGGAACAAAAATTGTAATAAAGTAA
- a CDS encoding ribonuclease J — translation MNAKNKQINKRIKLNPHNTDKKNISDPASEHADSGKFSEKEKLKVIVLGGNEEVGRNMTILEYENDIIIIDMGVSFPEEDMPGIDLVIPNIEYLRGKQNKIRGVVVTHGHLDHIGAIPYLIPELGNPTIYSSPLALGIIQKRAEEFDTLAPLNLSAINSDDVLKLGVFTVTFFKVSHNIPDSMGIIVDTPLGKIVHSGDFKLDFDGAVEDIPEISKIARLGEQNILALMSDSTNAPKPGHQVSESEIKGNLFDIIRNVRGRVIIGTFSSLLNRVQQIILAAEKLNKKIIIEGYSMKTNVEIAHQLGYLKYKKDTIITEKQLREYPDNRIVVCCTGAQGEDRAVLMRIVNKEHKFLSIQKDDTVIFSSSVIPGNERAVQRLTDSLYRQGADVVHYQMMDVHAGGHGKKEDLKLMINLVKPKYFIPIEGHHSFLHMHAKIAEETGVDPKNIFIADNGQVIEFTKLGGRLTNKRVPSEYVFVDGLGVGDISNIVLRDRKQMAEDGMIVAIVTISAKTGELVHSPDIISRGFVYMKENKELIEKTRDTVRKLTATHNPKSMANDMYLKNKIRNELGKFLFEQTERRPMILPVVIEV, via the coding sequence ATGAATGCTAAAAACAAACAAATAAATAAAAGAATAAAATTAAATCCACACAATACAGATAAAAAAAATATTTCAGATCCTGCTTCAGAACATGCAGACTCAGGAAAATTTTCAGAAAAAGAAAAATTAAAAGTTATAGTTTTGGGTGGAAATGAAGAAGTTGGTAGGAATATGACTATTTTGGAATATGAAAATGATATCATAATTATTGATATGGGAGTTTCTTTTCCAGAAGAAGATATGCCTGGAATAGATTTGGTTATTCCAAATATAGAATATTTAAGAGGTAAACAAAACAAAATAAGAGGAGTTGTAGTGACTCATGGACATTTAGATCACATTGGAGCAATTCCATATTTAATACCAGAGTTAGGAAATCCTACAATATATTCATCACCACTTGCTCTTGGAATAATTCAAAAAAGAGCAGAGGAATTTGATACATTAGCGCCTTTGAATCTTAGTGCAATAAATTCAGATGATGTTTTGAAATTAGGTGTCTTTACAGTTACATTTTTCAAAGTAAGTCACAATATTCCTGATTCAATGGGTATTATAGTAGATACACCTCTTGGAAAAATAGTTCACAGCGGAGATTTTAAGTTGGATTTTGATGGAGCTGTAGAAGATATTCCAGAAATTTCAAAAATAGCAAGACTCGGAGAGCAAAATATATTAGCCCTTATGTCTGATTCTACAAATGCACCAAAACCAGGACATCAAGTGAGTGAGTCAGAAATTAAAGGTAATCTTTTTGATATCATAAGAAATGTAAGAGGAAGGGTAATAATTGGAACATTTTCATCACTTTTAAACAGAGTACAACAAATAATTTTGGCTGCAGAAAAATTGAATAAAAAAATTATTATAGAGGGTTATAGTATGAAAACAAATGTTGAGATAGCTCATCAGCTTGGTTATCTGAAATACAAAAAAGATACAATTATTACAGAAAAACAATTAAGAGAATATCCTGATAATAGAATTGTTGTTTGTTGTACTGGTGCCCAAGGAGAAGATAGGGCTGTCTTAATGCGTATAGTAAACAAAGAACACAAATTTTTATCAATACAAAAAGATGATACGGTAATATTTTCATCTTCTGTAATTCCTGGAAATGAACGTGCCGTACAACGTTTGACAGATAGTCTATATAGACAAGGAGCAGATGTTGTCCATTATCAGATGATGGATGTTCATGCTGGTGGTCATGGCAAAAAAGAAGATTTGAAGCTTATGATAAATTTGGTAAAACCAAAATATTTTATTCCTATTGAAGGTCATCATTCATTTTTGCATATGCATGCAAAGATAGCGGAAGAAACAGGGGTTGATCCAAAAAATATTTTTATTGCAGATAATGGTCAGGTAATAGAATTTACAAAGCTTGGCGGAAGACTTACAAATAAAAGAGTTCCAAGTGAATATGTGTTTGTAGACGGACTTGGAGTTGGAGATATATCAAACATTGTTCTTCGTGATAGAAAACAAATGGCCGAAGATGGAATGATTGTAGCAATTGTTACAATTAGTGCAAAAACAGGGGAATTAGTTCACTCTCCTGATATTATATCTCGTGGCTTTGTTTATATGAAAGAAAACAAAGAACTTATAGAAAAAACAAGAGACACCGTAAGAAAGCTTACGGCAACACACAATCCAAAAAGCATGGCAAATGACATGTATTTGAAGAATAAAATTAGAAATGAATTGGGAAAGTTTTTGTTTGAACAAACAGAAAGACGTCCAATGATACTTCCTGTTGTGATTGAGGTTTAG
- a CDS encoding M48 family metallopeptidase → MKNYKLIRSRRKSVALEINKDAELIIRAPLFTPVYIIEKFVNQKNNWITKKQKIATDKKYDLKKLQGSEIKKITKQKAENIINKRVKYYSKLENIKYNKIKITNAKNRWGSCSFKNNINLSMRLAMAPIEIIDYVVIHELCHIKEKNHSKKFWNEVEKIMPNYKQNEKWLKTKGHLLSIFI, encoded by the coding sequence ATGAAAAATTATAAATTAATCCGCTCTCGTAGAAAAAGTGTTGCACTAGAAATAAACAAAGATGCAGAACTTATTATAAGAGCTCCATTATTTACTCCAGTATATATAATAGAAAAATTTGTAAATCAAAAAAACAATTGGATAACAAAAAAACAAAAAATAGCAACTGATAAAAAATATGATTTAAAAAAATTACAAGGCTCTGAAATCAAAAAAATTACAAAACAAAAAGCTGAAAATATTATAAACAAAAGGGTAAAATATTACTCTAAATTAGAAAATATAAAGTATAACAAAATAAAAATAACGAATGCAAAAAATAGATGGGGTTCGTGTAGTTTCAAAAATAATATAAATCTTTCTATGAGGTTAGCTATGGCTCCAATAGAAATAATAGATTATGTAGTAATTCATGAACTGTGCCATATAAAAGAAAAAAATCATTCCAAAAAATTTTGGAATGAAGTTGAAAAAATAATGCCAAATTATAAACAAAATGAAAAATGGTTAAAAACAAAAGGACATTTACTAAGTATATTTATATAA
- a CDS encoding peptide ABC transporter substrate-binding protein, translating to MLLNFLKKIKVFFKESHFVKDVYYFFRTSFSSVKSQLKLDNSINEDKKLVLDHNKRKLPTIEQLKQIKYFLSLKEKRILIIFIFFAITSLFIFLGKTFWNFLIEVPRYGGEYTEGVVGSIAYINPLLSQTNDVDRDISKLVFSGLFRMNNNGELEKDLISNYNISDDQKIYTFILKDNIYFHDNVKLTVEDIEFTLASIQDQSFNSPLYKTFKGIVYEKVSDNSFKLILTEAFSPFLSTLTFGILPAHLWHNIPAANSGLTELNKKPIGTGPFQYKSFKKDTSGKIIQYTLYRFDDYYEKKPYLKIINFRLFDDTDSAIEYLKSGKINGIGFLSQDNLSKVKDFNSINIHTFDMPRYIALFFNPKNQELLKDKNIRQAMSLAINKKELAQEAEISEKEAYGPLDFIINSGTDEYDIKKSAELLKNAGWSLEDGTLKKGDKKLEFTITSVDNAEYIKILQYIKRQWGKIGIVTNLEIIPKDKITSQIIESRNYQILLYGQILSYDPDPYPFWHSSQIVSGLNLSIFADKDIDSILESARATTSFDERIKKYEEFQKILKDQYMAIFLFRPTYNYPVSKNIKGVDGKIVYLSSDRFSNIYNWYIKTKKTFKIKNN from the coding sequence GTGCTCTTAAATTTTCTTAAAAAAATAAAAGTTTTTTTTAAAGAAAGCCATTTTGTTAAAGATGTCTATTATTTTTTTCGTACATCTTTCTCATCTGTAAAATCTCAATTAAAATTAGATAATTCTATAAATGAGGATAAAAAACTTGTTTTAGATCATAACAAAAGAAAATTACCGACAATAGAACAATTAAAACAAATTAAATATTTTTTATCTTTGAAAGAGAAAAGAATACTTATAATATTTATTTTTTTCGCTATAACATCTTTGTTTATATTTTTAGGTAAAACTTTTTGGAACTTTTTGATTGAAGTTCCTAGATATGGTGGTGAATATACAGAAGGGGTTGTAGGGTCTATAGCTTATATAAATCCATTACTTTCACAAACAAATGATGTAGATAGGGATATAAGTAAATTGGTATTTTCTGGTCTTTTTAGAATGAATAATAATGGAGAGTTAGAAAAAGATCTTATTTCAAATTATAATATTAGTGATGATCAAAAAATATATACATTTATATTAAAAGATAATATATATTTTCACGATAATGTAAAACTTACAGTAGAAGATATAGAATTTACCTTGGCATCTATTCAAGACCAGTCTTTTAATAGTCCATTATACAAAACTTTCAAAGGTATAGTATATGAAAAAGTTTCTGATAATTCATTTAAATTGATTTTGACTGAAGCGTTTTCTCCTTTTTTATCAACTCTTACTTTTGGAATATTACCAGCTCATCTTTGGCATAATATTCCAGCTGCAAATTCTGGATTAACTGAATTAAATAAAAAACCAATAGGAACTGGTCCATTTCAATATAAATCCTTTAAAAAAGATACTAGTGGCAAAATAATTCAATATACTCTTTATAGATTTGATGATTATTATGAAAAAAAACCGTATTTAAAAATAATAAATTTTAGACTATTTGATGATACAGATAGTGCTATTGAATATTTAAAAAGTGGAAAAATAAATGGAATAGGATTTTTATCACAGGATAATTTATCAAAAGTGAAAGATTTTAATTCAATAAATATACATACTTTTGATATGCCTAGATATATAGCACTTTTTTTCAATCCCAAAAATCAAGAATTATTAAAAGATAAAAATATAAGACAGGCAATGTCTTTGGCTATAAATAAAAAAGAACTAGCTCAAGAAGCTGAAATTTCAGAAAAAGAAGCTTATGGTCCACTGGACTTTATTATAAATTCAGGAACAGATGAATATGATATTAAGAAGTCTGCTGAATTATTAAAAAATGCAGGATGGTCACTAGAAGATGGAACACTTAAAAAAGGAGATAAAAAGTTAGAATTTACAATAACAAGTGTTGATAACGCGGAATATATAAAAATTTTACAATATATAAAAAGACAATGGGGAAAGATTGGAATAGTGACAAACTTAGAGATTATTCCAAAGGATAAAATAACAAGTCAAATAATAGAATCAAGGAATTATCAAATTTTATTGTATGGTCAAATTTTATCGTATGATCCTGATCCGTATCCATTTTGGCACTCTTCTCAAATTGTATCTGGTTTGAATCTTAGTATATTTGCAGACAAGGATATAGATAGTATTTTAGAATCTGCAAGAGCCACAACATCATTTGATGAGAGAATAAAAAAATATGAAGAATTTCAAAAAATATTAAAAGATCAGTATATGGCCATATTTTTATTTAGACCTACTTATAATTATCCTGTTTCAAAAAACATAAAAGGTGTAGATGGAAAAATTGTATATTTGTCATCTGATAGATTTTCAAATATATATAATTGGTATATAAAAACCAAAAAAACTTTTAAAATTAAAAATAATTAA
- the secG gene encoding preprotein translocase subunit SecG: MKFLDIIQIIVSVLLIVSILLQNRGGGLSSLFGGQSSVFQVKRGAEKFIFISTIVLSVMFFALGLARLLV; this comes from the coding sequence ATGAAGTTTTTGGACATAATACAAATAATAGTTTCTGTATTACTTATTGTATCTATATTATTACAAAACCGTGGTGGAGGCTTATCTTCACTTTTTGGTGGTCAAAGCTCTGTATTTCAAGTAAAAAGAGGTGCTGAAAAATTTATTTTTATATCAACTATAGTTTTGTCAGTTATGTTTTTTGCTTTGGGTTTAGCCCGTCTTCTTGTATAA